In Nocardioides palaemonis, a single genomic region encodes these proteins:
- a CDS encoding peptidoglycan D,D-transpeptidase FtsI family protein, translating to MNKPIRVVSVFCLVLFLALLVNATYLMAVRSDDLAKDPRNRRIITATFSRERGAILVGKEAIARSVPSDDQYKFQRTYSEPFKYAPITGYFSWYSQTGVERSQNDVLSGDDSRLFVTRLVDLLSNSDPKGGNVQLTVNAAAQDAAWNGLENLPGDAQGAVVALEPTTGRVLAMASTPTFDPNNFASHDFGAVADLSKKLNADERQPLINRTIGTTLPPGSTFKLVTAAAAIESGNYDADSMVPGGSGFKLPQSSTVIRNHDGGDCGGRRITMTQAMQVSCNVTFLSLANELGNDAMADQAEKFGFNDTSLEDLGGQAKSLYPRDMDAPQTAMSGIGQSSVTATPLQMAMVAAAIANDGDVMRPYVVDEVRAPNLSVLDRTDPQTISKAISSTTADELTKMLVATVDSGTATPAQIPGVEVAGKTGTAQSTPDRPPYAWFVSFAPADDPQVAVAVLVQSSDTAREEIAGGLLGGPIAKAIMEAVINR from the coding sequence GTGAACAAGCCCATCCGCGTCGTCTCCGTCTTCTGCCTGGTCCTCTTCCTGGCGCTGCTGGTCAACGCGACCTACCTGATGGCCGTGCGCTCCGACGACCTCGCCAAGGACCCGCGCAACCGCCGGATCATCACCGCAACGTTCTCCCGCGAGCGCGGCGCGATCCTCGTCGGCAAGGAGGCGATCGCGCGCAGCGTGCCGTCCGACGACCAGTACAAGTTCCAGCGGACCTACTCCGAGCCGTTCAAGTACGCCCCGATCACCGGCTACTTCTCCTGGTACAGCCAGACCGGCGTCGAGCGCTCGCAGAACGACGTGCTCTCCGGCGACGACTCGCGGCTCTTCGTGACCCGCCTCGTCGACCTGCTCAGCAACAGCGACCCCAAGGGCGGCAACGTCCAGCTCACCGTCAACGCGGCCGCGCAGGACGCCGCGTGGAACGGTCTGGAGAACCTCCCCGGCGACGCGCAGGGTGCGGTCGTGGCCCTCGAGCCGACCACCGGCCGGGTCCTCGCGATGGCCTCCACGCCGACGTTCGACCCCAACAACTTCGCCTCCCACGACTTCGGGGCGGTCGCCGACCTCAGCAAGAAGCTCAACGCCGACGAGCGCCAGCCGCTCATCAACCGCACCATCGGCACCACGCTGCCGCCCGGCTCGACGTTCAAGCTGGTCACCGCCGCCGCGGCGATCGAGTCCGGCAACTACGACGCCGACTCAATGGTCCCGGGCGGCTCGGGCTTCAAGCTGCCCCAGTCGTCCACCGTCATCCGCAACCACGACGGCGGCGACTGCGGCGGGCGCCGGATCACCATGACCCAGGCCATGCAGGTCTCCTGCAACGTCACCTTCCTCAGCCTCGCCAACGAGCTCGGCAACGACGCGATGGCCGACCAGGCCGAGAAGTTCGGCTTCAACGACACCTCGCTGGAGGACCTCGGCGGCCAGGCGAAGTCGCTCTACCCCCGCGACATGGACGCCCCGCAGACCGCGATGTCGGGCATCGGCCAGTCCAGCGTCACGGCCACGCCGCTGCAGATGGCGATGGTGGCCGCCGCGATCGCCAACGACGGCGACGTGATGCGCCCCTACGTCGTCGACGAGGTCCGCGCGCCCAACCTCTCGGTCCTCGACCGCACCGACCCGCAGACCATCAGCAAGGCGATCTCCAGCACCACCGCCGACGAGCTCACCAAGATGCTGGTCGCCACCGTCGACTCCGGAACCGCCACCCCGGCCCAGATCCCGGGCGTCGAGGTCGCCGGCAAGACCGGCACCGCGCAGTCCACCCCCGACCGCCCGCCGTACGCCTGGTTCGTCTCCTTCGCCCCGGCCGACGACCCGCAGGTCGCGGTCGCCGTGCTCGTGCAGTCCAGCGACACCGCCCGCGAGGAGATCGCCGGCGGCCTGCTCGGCGGCCCGATCGCCAAGGCGATCATGGAGGCGGTGATCAACCGGTGA